One Oscillospiraceae bacterium genomic region harbors:
- a CDS encoding helix-turn-helix transcriptional regulator — protein MKFGEKVRDLRKKHSLTQDELAQCLGINKRTIIGWERDGRYPRSIEMLEKMADIFHVPLTYLQPDQSLFIERAAEAYGKKGKIEAQHLAFELTELFASGDLTPQDMDGIMYEMHKAYFKYREQKREKERIMNL, from the coding sequence ATGAAATTTGGAGAGAAAGTTCGCGATCTACGAAAGAAACATTCTTTAACACAGGACGAATTGGCACAATGTCTGGGTATCAACAAACGAACGATCATCGGATGGGAGCGTGATGGCCGCTATCCTCGCAGCATTGAAATGCTTGAAAAGATGGCCGATATATTCCATGTACCTCTGACCTATTTACAGCCAGATCAGTCTTTATTTATTGAACGCGCCGCCGAAGCCTACGGAAAAAAGGGCAAAATAGAAGCCCAGCATCTCGCATTCGAGCTTACTGAGCTATTTGCCAGCGGAGATTTGACCCCGCAGGATATGGACGGCATCATGTATGAAATGCACAAAGCCTATTTTAAGTACCGAGAACAAAAACGAGAAAAGGAACGAATAATGAACCTGTGA
- a CDS encoding replication initiator protein A: MEYPYFKGLEADRYSFYRVPKALVKADLFQKMSGDAKLLYAVLLDRMSLSIKNGWQDKHGNAYIICTIEEVMDSIHCARQKAVKLLDELEQEFQLIERRRQGLGKPNLLYVKDLYAGLSQSNYWKYENHTSDGLKTELPGVPKSNGSNTEKINKTDNSETDLIYPAELQEEEQYRRYFKNVLELEILEQGYPADKAVLYEILELLVETVTSRKKFLRICGEEKPKEVVKSRLMKLDSSHIQYILECLKENSTQIRNIKQYLLATLYNAPVTVDSYYSAQVRHEFGWGGRVDKN; the protein is encoded by the coding sequence ATGGAGTACCCGTATTTCAAAGGTCTGGAAGCAGACCGATACAGCTTTTACCGTGTGCCGAAAGCACTGGTCAAGGCTGATCTGTTCCAGAAGATGTCTGGGGATGCCAAACTGCTGTATGCTGTGTTGCTTGACCGTATGAGCCTTTCCATTAAGAACGGCTGGCAGGACAAGCACGGCAACGCCTACATTATCTGCACGATAGAGGAAGTCATGGACTCTATTCATTGTGCCAGACAAAAGGCAGTCAAACTGCTGGATGAACTGGAACAGGAGTTTCAGCTTATCGAGCGGCGCAGACAAGGACTTGGCAAACCCAATCTGCTGTATGTGAAAGACCTTTATGCGGGGCTTTCACAATCGAACTACTGGAAGTATGAAAATCATACTTCCGACGGTTTGAAAACCGAACTTCCGGGAGTTCCAAAATCAAACGGAAGTAATACTGAGAAGATAAATAAGACAGATAATAGTGAGACTGATCTTATCTATCCGGCTGAACTGCAGGAAGAAGAACAGTACCGCCGCTATTTCAAGAATGTTCTGGAACTGGAAATTCTGGAACAGGGCTATCCGGCAGATAAAGCGGTCCTGTATGAGATTCTGGAACTGCTGGTGGAAACCGTCACCAGCAGAAAGAAGTTCCTGCGCATTTGCGGGGAAGAAAAGCCGAAAGAGGTGGTGAAAAGCCGCCTGATGAAGCTGGATTCCTCGCATATCCAGTACATATTGGAGTGCTTAAAAGAAAACAGCACTCAGATTCGGAACATCAAGCAATACCTGCTGGCAACACTCTATAACGCACCTGTGACCGTGGATAGCTATTATTCCGCACAGGTTCGGCATGAATTTGGTTGGGGCGGCAGAGTAGATAAAAACTAG
- a CDS encoding sigma-70 family RNA polymerase sigma factor encodes MNFITLKELKKMVPVASEFKRVPGLKKILEDGIEVILRKQMENHAEVVVYKNGYVSYHAHERYTVFALHNCTHYYYESQGNEHQTIPHNHFEDMEWHIRLVLEGEDRLVRNLEARESETFSYAADVNPEYNNEMEDPRINVMDFVLNKEFLRKASELLKKHQWEMICRHYIEGMTHREIAAEMGVSHQYVTKGIKKGLHRIRCTYT; translated from the coding sequence ATGAATTTTATTACTTTGAAAGAACTGAAGAAGATGGTTCCTGTTGCAAGTGAATTTAAGCGAGTGCCGGGTTTGAAGAAGATATTGGAAGATGGTATAGAAGTGATTCTCCGAAAACAGATGGAGAACCATGCGGAAGTAGTCGTCTATAAAAATGGATATGTTTCCTACCATGCACACGAAAGATATACGGTGTTTGCACTTCATAACTGTACACACTACTACTATGAATCGCAGGGAAATGAGCATCAGACAATTCCACATAACCATTTTGAGGATATGGAATGGCATATTCGTCTTGTGCTGGAGGGAGAGGATCGACTTGTGCGTAATCTTGAAGCACGGGAAAGTGAAACTTTTTCGTATGCGGCGGATGTGAATCCGGAGTATAACAATGAAATGGAAGATCCGCGTATAAATGTTATGGATTTTGTGTTGAATAAAGAATTTTTGAGAAAGGCAAGCGAACTGCTGAAAAAGCACCAGTGGGAAATGATTTGTCGCCACTATATTGAGGGAATGACGCACCGGGAAATTGCTGCTGAGATGGGAGTATCACATCAATATGTGACAAAGGGAATCAAAAAGGGGCTTCACCGCATCCGTTGCACTTATACATAA